The Sulfurospirillum halorespirans DSM 13726 genome has a window encoding:
- a CDS encoding carboxymuconolactone decarboxylase family protein — MMPLITTVKPENATGELAELYGKIEAMRGRVSNSAQIFSASPELIKQQMSFIEYYMVKQKALSMPLLASIRMLISDKNSCSYCVDFNASILINMLGWSPKEVEAMRANPSDAKLDAKEKAMLLFVLKAVRTPHNVEAKDVQALRDLGYTDGEILDATNHGARMSAIDIIFDAFKIEKDF; from the coding sequence ATGATGCCATTAATTACTACCGTCAAACCCGAAAACGCCACAGGTGAGCTCGCCGAGCTTTATGGAAAAATAGAAGCGATGCGAGGACGCGTAAGCAATTCAGCGCAAATCTTTAGTGCAAGTCCAGAGCTCATCAAACAGCAAATGAGTTTCATCGAATACTACATGGTCAAACAAAAAGCCCTCTCGATGCCGCTTTTAGCAAGCATTCGTATGCTGATTTCCGATAAAAACAGCTGTAGCTATTGTGTCGATTTTAACGCTTCAATTCTCATCAATATGCTGGGCTGGAGTCCCAAAGAGGTCGAAGCGATGCGTGCCAATCCAAGCGATGCCAAATTGGATGCCAAAGAAAAAGCGATGCTACTGTTTGTTCTCAAAGCGGTACGTACACCACACAACGTTGAAGCCAAAGATGTTCAAGCTTTGCGTGATCTTGGCTATACCGATGGCGAAATTTTGGATGCGACCAACCACGGTGCGCGCATGTCTGCCATTGACATCATCTTTGATGCGTTTAAAATCGAGAAAGATTTTTAA